The bacterium genome includes a window with the following:
- a CDS encoding amidohydrolase family protein: MTWSMQRRISFVNANILCDSGSIATALRLQRGRVDEIDAKPRNGDLIVDLHGDLVAPGLINAHDHLEFNCFKRLKWREKYRNAAEWIADFQPRFETDPDLLGPMAIPVADRLWIGGLKNLLSGVTTVCHHNPWHRALDNGFPVRVVKNFRHSHSLLIDGEKVAAEYQRTPRDWPWIIHLAEGIDEAAAAELPRLQQLGCLQANTVLVHGVGLTAADQARVIDSGGALLWCPSSNQFLFGTTVNVTAFAAAHRVALGSDSRLSGERDLLAELKIAHETKQVDAKTLFRMITSDAANILRLPQAGRIAARLPADLTISPARREDPFSAILSANRADIRLVMIAGQPRLGDLDMAPVFAAAKVATARVRVDGVEKLMAAGIAHRLQRAAVNEPGLELF, encoded by the coding sequence ATGACTTGGTCAATGCAGCGCAGGATTTCATTTGTCAACGCCAACATTTTATGCGATAGCGGTAGCATCGCCACTGCGTTGCGTCTCCAGCGCGGCCGCGTTGACGAAATCGACGCGAAACCGCGCAACGGCGATTTGATTGTCGATCTCCATGGCGACCTCGTCGCGCCGGGCTTGATCAACGCCCACGATCATCTCGAATTCAACTGCTTCAAACGCCTGAAATGGCGCGAGAAGTATCGCAATGCCGCGGAATGGATCGCAGACTTTCAGCCGCGCTTTGAAACGGATCCGGATTTGCTCGGCCCGATGGCGATTCCCGTCGCCGATCGGCTCTGGATTGGCGGCCTCAAGAATTTGCTCAGCGGCGTTACGACCGTATGCCATCACAATCCCTGGCATCGTGCGCTGGACAACGGCTTTCCGGTGCGCGTCGTCAAAAACTTTCGCCACAGCCATTCCCTGCTGATCGACGGCGAAAAAGTTGCGGCTGAATATCAACGTACCCCGCGCGATTGGCCCTGGATTATTCATCTCGCCGAAGGCATTGACGAAGCGGCGGCAGCGGAATTGCCGCGTCTGCAACAACTGGGATGCTTGCAGGCCAACACCGTTCTCGTTCACGGCGTTGGTCTCACCGCCGCCGATCAAGCGCGTGTGATCGACAGCGGCGGAGCATTGCTTTGGTGCCCGTCCTCCAATCAATTCCTTTTCGGAACTACGGTGAACGTGACGGCATTCGCCGCCGCGCATCGGGTAGCGCTCGGCAGTGATTCACGCTTGAGCGGCGAGCGTGATCTGCTGGCAGAATTGAAAATCGCGCACGAAACAAAACAAGTGGATGCCAAAACTCTGTTTCGCATGATCACCAGCGACGCCGCAAATATCCTGCGTCTGCCGCAGGCCGGCCGCATTGCCGCCAGGCTGCCCGCGGATTTGACAATTTCTCCCGCGCGCCGAGAAGATCCCTTCAGCGCCATTCTCTCTGCCAATCGTGCAGACATTCGCCTGGTGATGATTGCCGGCCAGCCTCGCCTCGGCGATTTGGACATGGCTCCGGTTTTCGCTGCCGCGAAAGTTGCCACCGCCCGTGTCAGAGTTGACGGCGTTGAAAAACTCATGGCCGCCGGCATTGCGCATCGCTTGCAGCGCGCCGCAGTCAACGAGCCGGGCCTGGAACTATTTTGA
- a CDS encoding class I SAM-dependent methyltransferase, which produces MKNTLEPAAAYARWAASYPPAPHNLLMEMEQAAMLELLPEVHNQCALDLACGSGRYLSILHERGAANVIGLDFSREMLAVAQSNQKKLLQGDVCALPLASAAFDVVVCGLAVGHVENLRSVIAEAGRVLRAGGEFLYSDFHPFGALAGWRRTFHAGDGKEYAVRHFTHWYEDHVAACRAAGLEITAVREPKIRIAHKWRGFPAVLVIKAWKKI; this is translated from the coding sequence ATGAAAAATACACTCGAGCCCGCCGCGGCCTATGCCCGCTGGGCAGCATCCTATCCGCCGGCGCCGCACAATCTGCTGATGGAAATGGAGCAGGCTGCGATGCTCGAGCTGCTGCCCGAAGTGCACAATCAATGCGCACTCGATCTCGCCTGCGGCAGCGGCCGTTATTTGAGCATTCTGCACGAACGCGGCGCTGCGAATGTGATCGGCTTGGATTTCTCGCGGGAAATGCTGGCGGTCGCGCAGTCAAATCAAAAAAAACTGCTACAAGGAGATGTGTGCGCGCTGCCGCTGGCCTCGGCTGCGTTTGATGTGGTTGTCTGCGGCCTGGCGGTTGGGCATGTTGAGAATTTGCGCAGTGTCATAGCCGAGGCCGGCCGCGTGTTGCGAGCGGGCGGCGAATTCCTGTATTCTGATTTTCATCCCTTCGGCGCGCTCGCCGGCTGGCGCCGAACATTCCACGCTGGCGATGGCAAAGAATACGCGGTGCGCCACTTCACACATTGGTATGAAGATCATGTTGCGGCGTGTCGCGCCGCGGGTTTGGAGATTACGGCCGTGCGCGAGCCGAAAATTAGAATTGCGCACAAATGGCGGGGATTTCCGGCGGTGTTGGTGATCAAGGCATGGAAAAAGATTTGA